One Dioscorea cayenensis subsp. rotundata cultivar TDr96_F1 chromosome 15, TDr96_F1_v2_PseudoChromosome.rev07_lg8_w22 25.fasta, whole genome shotgun sequence genomic region harbors:
- the LOC120277198 gene encoding alanine and glycine-rich protein-like — MATRAAKTTPAPALTVAELESSAAGAGASDGVAASSSDGALAGASLTGAVDAGASAGAALSSFVGAGAGAVTGASGRGGSGEALRGGCGGREAAGEDVGVEMVAEEVGAEEWGAAAGLSGD; from the coding sequence ATGGCGACCAGAGCGGCCAAGACGACGCCGGCGCCAGCGCTCACGGTGGCGGAACTCGAGTCGTCAGCGGCGGGGGCGGGAGCGTCAGATGGCGTCGCCGCATCATCTAGCGACGGAGCGCTCGCGGGGGCATCGCTGACGGGGGCGGTGGATGCCGGGGCCTCAGCAGGGGCGGCGCTGTCGTCCTTCGTCGGGGCTGGGGCGGGGGCCGTGACGGGTGCGAGTGGGAGGGGCGGGAGTGGGGAGGCCTTGAGGGGTGGGTGTGGTGGAAGGGAGGCGGCAGGGGAGGATGTGGGGGTGGAGATGGTGGCGGAGGAGGTGGGAGCTGAGGAATGGGGAGCGGCGGCCGGGCTGAGCGGTGATTGA
- the LOC120276801 gene encoding LOW QUALITY PROTEIN: beta-amylase-like (The sequence of the model RefSeq protein was modified relative to this genomic sequence to represent the inferred CDS: inserted 1 base in 1 codon) translates to MSITKILPLRTMKCWPTTFSVYVMLPLGVISSDNVFENPEELRKQLKKLKSAAVDGVMMDVWWGLIESKPRSYDWTAYRKLFQMVKEEGLRLQAIMSFHQCGGNVGDVVYIPIPQWVRDIGGDNPDIFYTNRMGTRNPEYLSLGVDNQPLFGGRTAVELYSDYMRSFRKAMSDFLEEGLITDIEVGLGPSXETRYPSYPETQGWVFTGIGEFQCYDKYLKADFKEAATKAGHPEWELPDDAGEYNDTRSHRIFGANGTYLTEKGKFFLTWYSNKLIKHGDQILDLANQAFLGCKVKLAAKVSGVHWWYKDDSHAAELTTGYYNLKDRDGYRPLARMLSRHYAILNFTCIEMKDSEQPATAKSGPEELVQQVLSGAWREEIEVACENALNRYDKDAYNQMLRNARPNGVNKNGPPKHRITSLTYLRLGDDLLKSSNFSLFKVFVRRMHANLDFNPNPENYFKPIVPLKSSKPEFSMEYILEATGPLEPFPFDDETDVPVDGGFAYWIKQVFAKLISLFK, encoded by the exons ATGagcattacaaaaatattacca TTAAGGACAATGAAGTGCTGGCCAACTACGTTTTCAGTCTATGTTATGCTCCCT CTGGGTGTTATCTCGTCGGACAATGTGTTTGAGAATCCTGAAGAACTAAGGAAGCAACTGAAGAAGCTGAAGTCTGCTGCGGTGGATGGGGTGATGATGGATGTGTGGTGGGGGCTTATAGAGTCCAAGCCCAGGAGCTATGACTGGACTGCTTACAGGAAATTGTTTCAGATGGTAAAAGAGGAAGGCCTTAGGTTGCAGGCCATCATGTCCTTCCACCAATGCGGCGGCAATGTTGGTGATGTCGTCTATATCCCAATACCGCAATGGGTGAGAGATATCGGTGGCGATAACCCTGATATCTTCTACACCAATAGAATGGGCACAAGGAACCCGGAGTACCTCAGCCTTGGAGTGGATAACCAGCCTCTCTTCGGTGGTAGAACTGCTGTTGAG CTTTACAGTGACTACATGAGGAGCTTCAGGAAGGCCATGTCTGATTTCTTGGAAGAAGGTCTTATCACAGACATTGAAGTAGGACTTGGACCTT GAGAGACGAGATACCCTTCATATCCAGAGACTCAGGGATGGGTCTTCACAGGAATTGGAGAATTTCAG TGTTATGACAAGTATCTCAAAGCAGACTTCAAAGAAGCTGCAACAAAGGCAGGCCACCCTGAATGGGAGTTGCCTGATGATGCAGGAGAGTATAACGACACCAGAAGCCACCGGATTTTTGGAGCAAACGGAACGTACCTTACAGAGAAAGGGAAGTTTTTCCTGACATGGTATTCCAACAAGCTGATCAAACATGGTGATCAGATCCTTGATTTGGCTAATCAAGCATTTCTAGGATGTAAAGTCAAGCTTGCAGCAAAA GTTTCTGGGGTTCATTGGTGGTATAAGGATGATAGTCATGCAGCAGAACTCACCACAGGATACTACAACTTGAAAGACCGTGATGGTTACAGACCGTTGGCAAGGATGTTATCGAGGCACTATGCTATATTGAACTTCACTTGCATTGAGATGAAAGATTCCGAGCAACCTGCTACAGCTAAGAGTGGACCTGAGGAACTTGTTCAGCAG GTACTAAGTGGTGCATGGAGAGAGGAAATTGAGGTGGCATGTGAAAATGCACTTAACCGATACGATAAGGACGCATATAACCAGATGCTGAGAAATGCCAGGCCGAATGGAGTCAATAAAAATGGTCCACCAAAACATAGAATCACTTCATTGACATATCTCCGGCTCGGCGATGACCTTTTGAAATCATCAAACTTCAGCTTATTCAAGGTGTTTGTGAGGAGAATGCATGCTAATCTG gattttaatccaaaccctgaAAATTACTTCAAGCCCATTGTACCTCTGAAAAGTTCAAAGCCGGAATTCTCAATGGAGTATATTTTGGAAGCCACTGGACCACTGGAACCATTTCCATTTGATGATGAAACAGACGTGCCTGTTGACGGTGGCTTTGCTTATTGGATCAAACAAGTGTTTgctaaactcatctccctgtttAAGTAA
- the LOC120277200 gene encoding sulfite exporter TauE/SafE family protein 5-like, translating to MESMQGMSGIDIRTIIAWILCFLAASISSAGGLGGGPLFLPTLNLVAGLQIRTAASFSALMVTGGSLAAAVIYNLFLGTSLIDYDIALLSQPCLLLGVSVGVFFNIMFPSWLITALFAAFLAFSTFKTCSAGVKYWKGETEEVRRRRDCGDGEVSLEEATAVTQGTPWEKLAMLSLAHIKCGVGYWLITLSQIPVAIGFTAYVLYAKAEESILGGLFGNGGGSLTNLVLLHIGTTAATTSFMVLFSSSMSSAQYLILGMKGVKQALIYTLLCIVGSVLGLIIIKRAVVKSGRASLIVFMLSIVMGLSTISITCFGAIGVYRDYTAGKNMGFNLPCR from the exons ATGGAATCCATGCAAGGAATGTCAGGCATAGATATCAGAACTATCATTGCAtggattctatgttttttaGCTGCTTCAATCTCTAGTGCAGGAGGTCTGGGTGGTGGCCCCTTATtcctccccacacttaaccTTGTTGCAGGCCTGCAAATCAGGACAGCAGCCAGCTTCTCAGCCTTGATGGTCACTGGAGGATCTCTGGCTGCTGCTGTCATCTATAACCTCTTCTTAGGGACCTCACTGATAGACTATGATATTGCACTCCTCTCACAGCCATGCTTGCTTCTTGGAGTCAGTGTTGGCGTGTTCTTCAATATCATGTTTCCATCCTGGCTAATAACAGCCTTGTTTGCTGCTTTCCTGGCTTTCTCTACATTCAAGACATGCAGTGCTGGAGTGAAATATTGGAAGGGTGAGACTGAAGAGGTTAGAAGAAGGAGGGACTGTGGAGATGGTGAGGTGAGCTTGGAGGAGGCTACAGCAGTGACTCAGGGGACTCCATGGGAAAAGTTGGCGATGTTG AGTTTGGCACACATAAAATGTGGTGTTGGTTACTGGCTGATCACGTTGTCCCAAATTCCAGTTGCAATTGGTTTCACTGCATATGTCTTGTATGCAAAAGCAGAGGAAA GTATATTGGGTGGTCTCTTCGGCAATGGTGGAGGATCATTAACtaatcttgttcttcttcatattGGA acaacagcagcaacaacaagTTTCATGGTCTTGTTCTCTTCTTCAATGTCTTCAGCACAATACTTGATCCTTGGCATGAAAGGTGTCAAACAAGCATTGATTTATACTCTGCTATGCATTGTGGGTTCAGTCCTTGGATTGATCATAATAAAAAGAGCTGTGGTCAAGTCTGGCAGAGCTTCTCTGATTGTGTTCATGCTCAGTATTGTGATGGGGCTTAGTACAATCTCTATTACTTGCTTTGGTGCAATTGGTGTTTATAGAGATTACACTGCCGGCAAAAATATGGGTTTCAATCTCCCTTGCAGATGA
- the LOC120276802 gene encoding photosynthetic NDH subunit of lumenal location 3, chloroplastic-like — protein sequence MATSLTSINGASQILLPMAMPKPKPKPKPKPTQTKAQLSQESPLQSLNNTLQTSRRTSIGLSVAILFNQATSMSLLAEEENNGFWLTGPLPVPSVSNDIANKETGTRTFIKKGVYMPNIGVDGSKYRLRMCAFDLLALGDMLSQDTWNYFRKYLCLKSTTMYFDFDKVITAASDDQKQPLLDLANKLFDNVEKLEDAAKQKKAEAAKAFYADTEVLLKDVMTRMQKPEPVG from the exons ATGGCTACTTCTCTAACCAGCATCAATGGAGCTTCCCAAATCCTTCTCCCAATGGCAAtgccaaaaccaaaaccaaaaccaaaaccaaaaccaaccCAAACAAAAGCACAACTCTCCCAAGAATCTCCATTGCAATCACTCAACAACACCTTACAAACATCTAGGAGAACATCAATTGGTCTCTCAGTAGCCATTCTCTTCAACCAAGCTACTTCCATGTCCTTGCTTGCTGAAGAGGAGAATAATGGCTTTTGGTTAACAGGCCCTTTACCAGTCCCTTCAGTCTCTAATG ATATAGCTAACAAGGAGACAGGGACAAGAACTTTCATTAAGAAAGGTGTTTATATGCCAAACATTGGGGTGGATGGAAGCAAGTATAGACTGAGAATGTGTGCATTTGATTTATTAGCACTTGGGGACATGCTTAGCCAAGATACATGGAACTATTTCAGGAAATACCTTTGCCTCAAGTCCACCACCATGTATTTTGACTTTGATAAGGTCATAACTGCAGCTTCTGATGATCAGAAACAACCTCTGTTGGACCTGGCAAACAAACTGTTTGATAATGTGGAAAAG CTTGAAGATGCTGCAAAGCAGAAGAAAGCAGAAGCTGCAAAAGCATTCTATGCTGATACTGAAGTGCTTCTCAAGGATGTGATGACCAGAATGCAAAAGCCTGAGCCTGTAGGTTGA